CGCTGGGGCTTCCATTCCCGCAGGATCTATTGCGTGAGAATTCTCAAGAAGACATATATTCCATGTCCCTAGCTAACATTGAGTCCAAGGAAGCTTGATGCTCGGAGAGAGGCTGTTATTCAAGACATCGTCGACATGACCTACCAGAAGTTCTATGGTGGTCTGGAGGCTGTCAAGCTCTCGGAATGCAGGGGTTACTGCTGTGCATCATTGCTGGGCGGTTGGATGCTGCGGATGCAGAAGACTGGCCTGTTCCCAGTTAAACCTACAGCGCCTTTCTGCGGAATCGTATACGAGCAACTGGCGGCAAAATGGACTTTCGACTTTCTGAAGGACCAACCTGACCAGGGTCAGTGCAAATGTTATCACGACTGTGTAAAGGAACTGGGAGGTCCTGGCGGTGTTGGGCCCCGTCTGGTATGCTGGTGATAATCTGCCAATGTTGGTTCGATCATGGACCTGGAGATGATTAAAGGTGGATTTATCGTATTCGTAGACCGATTCTGAATAGATTCACTTTCAGTATTTGCGATTAAGAGCGGAGTGGCAGCCGGTGCAGGGCCGAAAAGATCCTGCAGTCAATTCTTGAACTTGTTTATAATATTCAGTTTGTTCATTGGGTCTTTAGTCTGTCCACATCATCTCAATCTTAACTTTATTCATCAAAAAAGCTTCCGCGTCCATCCTAGATACGTCATGTCCTGGATACGTCTAAAAAGACAGCAGTTTCCCATTATCATCCTGCGACTATCCCGCCTGGCATAGCACACAATGGCCTTAAACATCGACCCAACGTTCGATTTCACTCGCTGTATACTATGCGGATGTGCCACCGCCACCCCGACTCCAGTCTGGCTTGACGCAATCCGCGTGCGTAAGTTCTCAACCTTGTCTTCTGCCAGTGGTTTCTCGCGCGGTGCTTTCAATTCTATCATGCCAACAGGTTCACTGACCATATTCATCAATCAAAGTACATCGCACAGCCCGCGGGTGGGTAAACTTAACGGGGATAGCCAGTAAGTATAACCAGATTTCCGCGGGGGCTCACGAGAATAGGAGAGTCAACTTTGAGTACGGGCCACCGAAGCCCTGGCGAAGCCGGCATTGTGTGTCGCCTCCAAGGGGGGACTTTCTCGTTCTACATGAGCAGTGCTGGCAATatgcaaagaagaagctATACCCAAGCGGTAAGCCTAATCTGAAGGAATTATATGAAATCTTGCGTGAATTACCGCCGTCGAGAGGTATGTATCATTGTGTGCTGTCTTGTCTTTGCATTTTCTAGCCAAGTACTAACTGACGATGGTGGTGCGTGTAAAGATCCTGCATATTCTAGCCCCAGCCAGTACCACCCTTGTAGAGAGCAGAAcctggaggaattcctccaggGTGACAGGGAATTACCTgagccctccagctccatgaaggagaagacCAGCTCGTCTTCTAACTCCAACGATCCTTTCCGACGACTGCCTCTTGAAATCCGCGAAAAAGTCGCGCTTTTACTTCCCAGTCACGAATTCCTGGATCTGCGGCGAGTCTCACGAGCAATGAGTACCGTCTTCCATGATAACTTCTTCTGGAAGTCGCGGTTCAGACGGGACACTGATCATGGATACCTCGATTATATCGCCTGCGGCGTTACTGGCCTTGATCAAAGCAAGCTCCAAAGTCAGAACACTGACTGGAGGCTTTTTTACCATGCTTCCATGAAGATTGGGAATAAATTCGAGACTACTGTCAAGGTTTGGGAAGTTGTCCAGTGGATAAAGGATGTTATTGTTGCGCGAAATGGCTTGCATGCAACACCGTTGTCGTCCTCTGGACGTGCACTACAGCATTATCACAATAACTCATGCGCTGCCGGTAGAAGAATTGAAAGAGCCAAAATCTCACCCTCGCTGGTTAAAATTGGAGTGACGATGGTCTCGAGCAAGACGGTCCACGAGAGGGACAAAACCCGGGCAGGATGGAAAGTGTTCGATACTGAGACGGACATCCTAGCGGTGGAGTTCATCAGCAAAGAGCACGAGAATATCACTCTAGGGACCAGAAACAAAAAATCAAAGAACATATGCCCCAGGAACCTGGAGAAGGCAATGTACGCTTACTACC
This sequence is a window from Aspergillus puulaauensis MK2 DNA, chromosome 6, nearly complete sequence. Protein-coding genes within it:
- a CDS encoding uncharacterized protein (COG:S;~EggNog:ENOG410Q1NW;~InterPro:IPR001810,IPR036047;~go_function: GO:0005515 - protein binding [Evidence IEA]) encodes the protein MALNIDPTFDFTRCILCGCATATPTPVWLDAIRVRKFSTLSSASGFSRGAFNSIMPTGSLTIFINQSTSHSPRVGKLNGDSQRVNFEYGPPKPWRSRHCVSPPRGDFLVLHEQCWQYAKKKLYPSGKPNLKELYEILRELPPSRDPAYSSPSQYHPCREQNLEEFLQGDRELPEPSSSMKEKTSSSSNSNDPFRRLPLEIREKVALLLPSHEFLDLRRVSRAMSTVFHDNFFWKSRFRRDTDHGYLDYIACGVTGLDQSKLQSQNTDWRLFYHASMKIGNKFETTVKVWEVVQWIKDVIVARNGLHATPLSSSGRALQHYHNNSCAAGRRIERAKISPSLVKIGVTMVSSKTVHERDKTRAGWKVFDTETDILAVEFISKEHENITLGTRNKKSKNICPRNLEKAMYAYYRQQNVRNKNKKAAPESPFDGNGVRVLFNAKPEDFNGFRIGYFDEKISSLGVLWKSVAYSYFNQPQAFGFGANDECVFDIGMQMQDIVEVVATFEVRYLIFV